Part of the Candidatus Cloacimonadota bacterium genome is shown below.
ACCTGGATTTTGCGGTTCTAAATTGGAAGTAAAGGTGATATGTTCGGAAGGAGTTCCGTCTGCGATAAGTGTTCCTTGAATCTGTAACTGATAATTACCATTGAACCTGATCTCACAATCCGGGTCGATAGTTAAACTGTCTTCATTATCGACAGTGATATTGCCGCCGATAACATAAGGAACATTATGATCCAACCAGGTTCCGGTATAGACTGTTGCTGAATAAATGTATACTGAATTGTAAGTGTTTCCCGAAATGGTCATTGTTCCGGTTATATCTTTGACATTATTGGCATAAGTTGCGATCGCATAACTGCCGTTGTTCAGGATGGAGCAATCACTGATATCCGGATAAGAACTTGTAGAATTACAATAAATTCCGTAAGTAGTATTGTTTTGAATGATGCAATCGGAAATGGTCGGAGAACTGGAATTGTTCAGATAAATTCCCGCAGTTCCGCTTTGTTCGATGGTGCTGTTCGTGATCACTACATTTGTTCCGGAGTTATACATCAGGATGTTCCCATAAGCCAGACCACCATAACGAATGTCACAATAATTGAGAAGACAGCCTGCATCGGCACCATTGAAATAGATGTAATCCCAATCTCCGGCAGCTGGAGTTCCCGCATTGGATGTGATCGTGATATGGCTTCCTGATGTTCCATTGGCAGAGAGAACACCATAAATTGTGAATATATAATCACCATTGAATTTAACAGTGCAACCTGCCTGAATGGTTAAAGTAATCCCATTCGCAACTGTTAGATCACCTGTAATATGATGCGGACTACCTCCGACATACCAGGTTTCATTTGATGAAATCGTTCCGCTGTGGTCTGTTGCGAAAATTTGGAATGATAATAAGATCACTCCGATCAACATAACTAAACATTTTGTTTTTTGCATTTTAAGACCCCCTTTAATTTTTTTGCAACTAACAAAAACTATCTTTTTGGGAGTGCATCAACTGCGTTGATGCATAAAACAACACGGTTATTTTACTCCACATTCTCAAACAGGACGGTTTGAGTTACTGTAGTTCAAAACTTGTTTTGAATCCTTTCACTTTTATAGAACTTTCCGAATCATAGTAATAAGAATTTCTTTGGGGAAAGCTTCGGAAAGTATCCCTGTAACACATTTTTGCAAAATGTGAAATTTCTCACAGAATGCAATTCTGTGCTACCTTGTTCACATATAAAAATTTTGATTGAAAACGAATAGTTAATTTGAGTAGGATTTTTCGTTTCGAACATGCAATCTATCAAGTCAGAACAGGATGAAATTCAGTTTCAATTCCGAAAACAATATTTCCAGATCCATCAGGAACATAAATTCAATCTATGTGATAATCCAGTCAAGAAAATTAATTTTAATAAAAAAAGCCGAAGAATATTCTCCGGCTTTCTTTTGTTTTCATACGATCATCTAAAGATTATTTGAGCAGTAACATTTTTTTCACTGCTTTATAATTTTC
Proteins encoded:
- a CDS encoding right-handed parallel beta-helix repeat-containing protein, coding for MQKTKCLVMLIGVILLSFQIFATDHSGTISSNETWYVGGSPHHITGDLTVANGITLTIQAGCTVKFNGDYIFTIYGVLSANGTSGSHITITSNAGTPAAGDWDYIYFNGADAGCLLNYCDIRYGGLAYGNILMYNSGTNVVITNSTIEQSGTAGIYLNNSSSPTISDCIIQNNTTYGIYCNSTSSYPDISDCSILNNGSYAIATYANNVKDITGTMTISGNTYNSVYIYSATVYTGTWLDHNVPYVIGGNITVDNEDSLTIDPDCEIRFNGNYQLQIQGTLIADGTPSEHITFTSNLEPQNPG